One window from the genome of Motilibacter aurantiacus encodes:
- a CDS encoding alpha,alpha-trehalose-phosphate synthase (UDP-forming) translates to MPDATTTARRLGLPVVLLSHRAPVSFRREGGRRTARRGAGGLVTALVGLAGQLDDAVWVAAASTEEDIAVAREHEGEDIPLVMEATPRIATAEEAAEGTGTPCLGIRLVDVEPKAHEDFYTVVANPLLWFVQHGLYGLATSPVLGQREREAFEEGYVKVNEQFAETIISEVQARNGRALVMLHDYHFYLVAERVRETCPDAVITHFVHIPWPGPDAWRVLPKDVRERLLHGLLGNDVVAFHTERFARNFLLCAQELLGLAVDLTEMTVQVGARKVSARTYPISIDVGSLEELAASPAVRERAEVLEAELCSEGQQFLLRVDRTDPSKNIVRGFLAFGLLLEQHPELVGKVRFLAFLQPSRLDVPEYIDYVGQIGAVVARVNAKYTREGNGPIDLRLQEDFPTAVAAYTLCDVLMVNSIADGMNLVAKEAVAVTRRDAVLALSESTGAYEELGAFAVTLHPFDVQQQADALYTALTMSREERRGLSSAAARVVRENDVKKWLDVQLADVRALLER, encoded by the coding sequence GTGCCCGACGCGACCACGACAGCGCGCCGCCTCGGCCTGCCCGTCGTCCTTCTCTCCCACCGCGCGCCCGTCTCCTTCCGACGTGAGGGCGGACGGCGTACGGCCCGGCGCGGGGCAGGCGGCCTGGTGACCGCCCTCGTCGGGCTGGCCGGCCAGCTGGACGACGCGGTCTGGGTCGCCGCGGCGTCCACCGAGGAGGACATCGCCGTCGCCCGCGAGCACGAGGGCGAGGACATCCCGCTCGTCATGGAGGCCACTCCGCGCATCGCGACCGCCGAGGAGGCGGCGGAGGGCACCGGGACGCCGTGCCTGGGGATCCGTCTCGTCGACGTCGAGCCCAAGGCCCACGAGGACTTCTACACGGTGGTCGCCAACCCGTTGCTGTGGTTCGTCCAGCACGGCCTCTACGGCCTCGCCACCTCACCGGTGCTGGGGCAGCGCGAGCGGGAGGCCTTCGAGGAGGGCTACGTCAAGGTCAACGAGCAGTTCGCCGAAACCATCATCAGCGAAGTACAAGCCAGGAACGGCCGTGCGCTCGTCATGCTGCACGACTATCACTTCTACCTCGTGGCCGAGCGTGTCCGGGAGACGTGCCCCGACGCGGTCATCACGCACTTCGTCCACATCCCCTGGCCGGGCCCGGACGCCTGGCGGGTGCTGCCGAAGGACGTCCGCGAACGGCTCCTCCACGGGCTGCTGGGCAACGACGTCGTCGCCTTCCACACCGAGCGGTTCGCGCGCAACTTCCTGCTCTGCGCCCAGGAGCTGCTCGGTCTGGCCGTCGACCTCACCGAGATGACCGTCCAGGTCGGGGCGCGCAAGGTGTCGGCGCGGACCTACCCCATCTCCATCGACGTCGGGAGCCTGGAGGAGCTGGCGGCGTCGCCGGCCGTGCGGGAGCGGGCCGAGGTGCTCGAGGCCGAGCTCTGCTCGGAGGGTCAGCAGTTCCTGCTCCGCGTCGACCGCACCGACCCGTCGAAGAACATCGTGCGCGGGTTCCTCGCCTTCGGCCTCCTGCTCGAGCAGCACCCCGAGCTGGTCGGCAAGGTGCGGTTCCTCGCCTTCCTGCAGCCGAGCCGGCTCGACGTGCCCGAGTACATCGACTACGTCGGGCAGATCGGGGCGGTGGTGGCGCGGGTCAACGCGAAGTACACGCGGGAGGGCAACGGCCCCATCGACCTGCGGCTGCAGGAGGACTTCCCGACGGCTGTGGCGGCGTACACCCTCTGCGACGTCCTCATGGTCAACTCCATCGCGGACGGGATGAACCTCGTGGCCAAGGAGGCGGTCGCCGTCACCCGTCGCGACGCCGTGCTCGCGCTGTCCGAGAGCACCGGCGCGTACGAGGAGCTCGGGGCGTTCGCCGTGACCCTGCACCCCTTCGACGTCCAGCAGCAGGCCGACGCGCTCTACACCGCGCTCACGATGAGCCGGGAGGAGCGGCGCGGCCTGAGCTCGGCAGCCGCCCGGGTGGTGCGCGAGAACGACGTCAAGAAGTGGCTCGACGTGCAGCTGGCCGACGTCCGCGCGCTGCTGGAGCGCTGA
- a CDS encoding diguanylate cyclase, whose protein sequence is MQEPEIDVPLTALRSLYRALGRVGRAQTLQETLQAIVEGVVEGVGFEVAALSIVRADARFETLAVAGPDDARQALLGRVQAADAYDKEFTVAERWGALRFVPHDRVPPEVVESSWVPAIAAPEQPGAWHPLDALFAPLYSSSGELLGMLSVDLPRHGRRPRPVERELLEVFATQAGVALANARLAEQLRQNQERLATSEEAFRLAFEGAGVGMAMLELGPEGPERFLRVNEQLARITGYSADELCRLRPLDLLAAAADRDAEAAAGRRALFAAAEAPAVRRREMRWQRAGGEDIWIAATTAVIRSAAGVALYALTQVEDVTDRHLAEAELDRRARQDPLTGLANRASLYERLGAVLARDAPHGAVLFCDLDGFKAVNDTHGHEVGDGVLRAAAQRIAAEVRETDAVGRLGGDEFVVVADGIDEPGAVGLAERIRAALAEPIVFQDVRAQVTVSIGIAVYPEHGNEVGSLLRHADTAMYRAKTEGRDAYAVFGR, encoded by the coding sequence GTGCAGGAGCCCGAGATCGACGTACCCCTGACCGCGTTGCGCAGCCTCTACCGGGCGCTCGGGCGTGTGGGGCGGGCCCAGACCCTGCAGGAGACCCTGCAGGCCATCGTCGAGGGCGTCGTCGAGGGCGTGGGGTTCGAGGTCGCGGCCCTGAGCATCGTGCGGGCCGACGCGAGGTTCGAGACCCTTGCGGTCGCCGGCCCGGACGACGCCCGGCAGGCCCTGCTCGGCCGGGTGCAGGCCGCGGACGCCTACGACAAGGAGTTCACGGTCGCCGAGCGCTGGGGAGCGCTGCGCTTCGTGCCCCACGACCGGGTCCCGCCGGAGGTCGTCGAGTCCAGCTGGGTCCCGGCCATAGCGGCGCCCGAGCAGCCCGGTGCCTGGCACCCGCTCGACGCGCTCTTCGCACCGCTCTACTCCTCCTCGGGGGAGCTGCTCGGCATGCTCTCGGTCGACCTGCCGCGTCACGGCCGCCGCCCGCGGCCGGTCGAGCGGGAGCTGCTCGAGGTCTTCGCGACGCAGGCCGGGGTAGCCCTGGCCAACGCCCGGCTGGCCGAGCAGCTGCGGCAGAACCAGGAGCGGCTCGCGACGAGCGAGGAGGCCTTCCGGCTCGCCTTCGAGGGGGCCGGGGTCGGCATGGCCATGCTGGAGCTCGGCCCCGAGGGCCCCGAGCGCTTCCTGCGGGTGAACGAGCAGCTCGCCCGCATCACCGGCTACTCGGCCGACGAGCTCTGCCGCCTTCGACCCCTGGACCTGCTGGCGGCGGCTGCGGACCGCGACGCGGAGGCCGCGGCGGGCCGCCGGGCGCTGTTCGCCGCAGCGGAGGCGCCGGCGGTACGCCGCCGCGAGATGCGCTGGCAGCGCGCGGGGGGCGAGGACATCTGGATCGCGGCGACGACGGCGGTCATCCGCTCCGCGGCCGGGGTCGCCCTCTACGCCCTGACCCAGGTCGAGGACGTCACCGACCGGCACCTGGCCGAGGCCGAGCTGGACCGGCGGGCGCGCCAGGACCCGTTGACGGGGCTGGCCAACCGGGCGAGCCTCTACGAGCGGCTCGGCGCCGTGCTGGCACGGGACGCGCCGCACGGGGCGGTGCTCTTCTGCGACCTCGACGGCTTCAAGGCGGTCAACGACACCCACGGGCACGAGGTCGGCGACGGGGTGCTGCGGGCGGCCGCCCAGCGCATCGCGGCGGAGGTGCGCGAGACCGACGCGGTGGGCCGGCTGGGCGGCGACGAGTTCGTCGTGGTCGCGGACGGCATCGACGAGCCGGGCGCGGTCGGCCTGGCCGAGCGGATCCGGGCCGCGCTCGCCGAGCCGATCGTCTTCCAGGACGTGCGGGCCCAGGTCACCGTCAGCATCGGCATCGCGGTCTACCCCGAGCACGGCAACGAGGTGGGGTCCCTGCTGCGGCACGCCGACACCGCCATGTACCGCGCCAAGACGGAGGGGCGCGACGCGTACGCGGTGTTCGGGCGCTGA
- a CDS encoding protealysin inhibitor emfourin: MSEGPGGQAGDPGLRVVVRRSGGFAGIVRTWSLAEADLPPEEAARLRELAAASQAYLGQGLQLPPGVPDGFQVEIALERAGQTWTLLTPEQAAPDPVRALLDLVRGLGTGDTGRGLG, encoded by the coding sequence GTGAGCGAGGGGCCGGGTGGGCAGGCCGGCGACCCCGGGCTCCGGGTGGTCGTCCGCCGCAGCGGCGGCTTCGCGGGGATCGTGCGCACCTGGTCGTTGGCCGAGGCGGACCTGCCGCCGGAGGAGGCGGCCCGGCTGCGCGAGCTGGCGGCGGCGTCGCAGGCCTACCTGGGCCAGGGGCTGCAGCTGCCGCCCGGCGTGCCCGACGGCTTCCAGGTCGAGATCGCGCTCGAGCGGGCCGGGCAGACCTGGACCCTGCTCACTCCGGAGCAGGCGGCGCCGGACCCGGTGCGCGCCCTGCTCGACCTCGTCCGCGGGCTGGGGACGGGGGACACCGGCCGCGGCCTCGGGTGA
- a CDS encoding M4 family metallopeptidase, which translates to MPPYLLEAIVRHGTPAQRDWAVGTLSLDTSFRTTRAQAQLVSAPSRSAAPVPARVTGILTPRRTVYDASTGSLPGRLARAEGAGPTGDASVDRAYDGLGETYGFYADLFDRDSIDDRGMPLVASVHVGDHWDNAQWDGEQMQFGDGDGELFGDFTASLDVIAHELTHGVTQFEAQLVYQGQSGALNESVSDVFGVLVKQRALGQTAEQADWLIGEDLLLPGVRGTALRSMAAPGTAYDDERLGGRDPQPGHMDDYVETLADNGGVHINSGIPNRAFHLAALALGGHAWDVAGRVWYAALTDPALSSTARFTTFAQATVRAAAAFDGATEAVRGAWRGVGVAA; encoded by the coding sequence GTGCCGCCCTACCTGCTGGAGGCGATCGTCCGGCACGGCACCCCGGCCCAGCGCGACTGGGCGGTGGGGACGCTCTCGCTGGACACGTCCTTCCGCACGACCCGGGCGCAGGCCCAGCTGGTCTCCGCGCCGAGCCGCAGCGCCGCCCCCGTCCCGGCCCGGGTCACCGGCATCCTGACCCCGCGGCGCACCGTCTACGACGCGAGCACCGGGAGCCTGCCCGGCCGGCTCGCGCGGGCGGAGGGGGCCGGGCCGACCGGGGACGCGTCGGTGGACCGTGCCTACGACGGGCTGGGGGAGACGTACGGCTTCTACGCCGACCTGTTCGACCGGGACTCCATCGACGACCGCGGCATGCCGCTCGTGGCCTCGGTGCACGTCGGCGACCACTGGGACAACGCCCAGTGGGACGGCGAGCAGATGCAGTTCGGCGACGGCGACGGCGAGCTCTTCGGCGACTTCACCGCCTCGCTGGACGTGATAGCCCACGAGCTGACCCACGGCGTCACCCAGTTCGAGGCGCAGCTCGTCTACCAGGGCCAGTCCGGCGCGCTCAACGAGTCGGTCTCGGACGTGTTCGGGGTGCTGGTGAAGCAGCGCGCCCTGGGGCAGACGGCCGAGCAGGCCGACTGGCTGATCGGCGAGGACCTGCTGCTCCCGGGCGTACGTGGGACTGCCCTGCGCTCGATGGCCGCGCCGGGGACGGCGTACGACGACGAGCGGCTCGGGGGCCGCGACCCGCAGCCCGGGCACATGGACGACTACGTGGAGACGCTGGCCGACAACGGCGGCGTCCACATCAACTCGGGGATCCCGAACCGCGCCTTCCACCTGGCCGCGCTCGCCCTCGGCGGCCACGCCTGGGATGTCGCCGGCCGGGTCTGGTACGCCGCGCTGACCGACCCCGCGCTGAGCTCGACCGCCCGGTTCACCACCTTCGCCCAGGCCACCGTGCGTGCGGCCGCCGCGTTCGACGGCGCCACCGAGGCCGTGCGCGGGGCGTGGCGGGGCGTGGGGGTGGCGGCGTGA